One window from the genome of Pseudomonadota bacterium encodes:
- a CDS encoding DUF3301 domain-containing protein, which produces MESLLAIGVIVGLVWFWSDSLRAREFALRECKTACERADMQFLDQTVALASLDLTRDAEGRVRIRRRYRFEFSIDGGDRYPGQITLTAGRVESLWLGGTAK; this is translated from the coding sequence GTGGAATCGCTTCTCGCCATCGGGGTCATCGTCGGCTTGGTTTGGTTTTGGTCGGACAGCCTGCGTGCCAGGGAATTCGCCTTGCGGGAATGCAAAACGGCGTGCGAGCGCGCCGACATGCAATTCCTCGATCAGACGGTGGCCCTCGCAAGCCTGGACCTGACCCGCGACGCGGAGGGACGGGTCCGCATCCGGCGCCGCTATCGGTTCGAGTTCAGCATCGACGGCGGCGATCGGTACCCCGGACAGATCACCCTGACGGCCGGGCGCGTCGAGTCCCTGTGGCTCGGCGGCACGGCGAAATGA